A genomic window from Alkalihalobacillus sp. AL-G includes:
- a CDS encoding nuclease-related domain-containing protein → MLIIEVKNISGTLIFDPENNQLIQQYKGKEEIYSDPVQQVKHQKHQLSQWLKRNKIPPVPIKTLVTIANSSSKIQSISPEIKIPDIVIRSTILLERIERLKTSYTNEILTNKEINKLSKQFIKQHTENDPDLLGQFQISPAELLKGVYCPVCVMKKMRRVNGRWSCHDCFYSSKDEHVTPMEDYALLISPTITNQQLRHFLQLQSPSTANKIFASMNLKHTGSNKGRVYHLLEKKD, encoded by the coding sequence ATCCTGATCATTGAGGTGAAAAATATTTCAGGTACCCTGATTTTTGATCCTGAAAATAATCAACTTATTCAACAATACAAGGGAAAAGAAGAAATTTACTCCGACCCTGTTCAGCAAGTAAAACATCAAAAGCACCAACTAAGTCAATGGCTCAAACGTAATAAAATTCCTCCGGTTCCAATTAAAACGTTGGTCACCATAGCAAATTCATCCTCAAAAATCCAATCCATATCCCCCGAGATCAAAATTCCTGACATCGTCATTCGAAGTACCATCCTTTTGGAAAGAATCGAAAGACTCAAGACATCGTATACAAATGAAATACTGACGAATAAAGAAATCAACAAATTAAGCAAGCAATTTATCAAGCAGCATACCGAGAATGATCCGGATCTCCTAGGTCAATTTCAAATTTCTCCTGCAGAACTCCTCAAAGGTGTTTACTGTCCTGTTTGTGTTATGAAAAAGATGAGAAGGGTAAACGGTAGATGGTCTTGTCATGATTGTTTTTATTCCTCAAAAGATGAACATGTAACTCCTATGGAAGATTATGCATTATTAATCAGTCCCACGATAACCAATCAACAACTACGTCATTTTCTCCAACTCCAATCACCATCCACTGCAAATAAAATTTTCGCTTCTATGAACTTAAAACACACTGGTTCTAACAAAGGAAGGGTATATCATTTATTGGAGAAAAAAGATTAG
- a CDS encoding nuclease-related domain-containing protein: MTPQNHPKTALIERRHARSLAGYRGERSLEYYFSFLPEKGSYIFHGLRLPFLSNHFQMDVLIVHFFIYPDH, encoded by the coding sequence ATGACACCCCAGAACCATCCCAAAACTGCACTAATAGAAAGAAGGCATGCTAGAAGTCTAGCTGGCTATCGAGGAGAACGTTCGTTAGAGTACTACTTTAGCTTTCTACCCGAAAAAGGATCCTATATCTTTCATGGCCTCAGGCTTCCCTTTCTATCAAACCATTTTCAAATGGATGTTTTGATCGTACACTTCTTCATTTATCCTGATCATTGA
- a CDS encoding LacI family DNA-binding transcriptional regulator, producing the protein MATIKDVAKLAGVAVSTASYALNDSQKVSSDTKKKVMDAAKELNYQKNGLASDLKRTKTNTIALILSDLSGPYYSELIQGVQSVAMTNGYDLIACSSMGGSQSTAVKFLREKRVDGVIVLAHNIEDETIQESARQGFPIVVLDRELKGDFVLQVDVDNWRGGYLATENLIKNGHRKIAYISGPYNSHDNELRFQGYKGALAKYGIPFQSRWKISGDYTRDGGYRATNMLIAQNKLPEAVFYANDEMAIGGIQAFTEKGMKLPDDISIVGFDDIQLAEFVSPSLTTIRQPKYEAGALAVHLIFQLLSGEKVEPYYKLTTQLIERKSVKMKSLI; encoded by the coding sequence ATGGCAACAATCAAAGATGTAGCAAAGCTTGCTGGTGTCGCAGTATCAACGGCTTCTTATGCGCTGAATGACAGTCAAAAGGTCAGCTCTGATACGAAGAAAAAAGTAATGGATGCAGCGAAAGAATTGAATTATCAAAAGAACGGTCTTGCTTCGGATTTAAAAAGGACGAAAACAAATACGATTGCGTTAATCTTAAGTGATCTATCAGGCCCTTATTATTCCGAATTGATCCAGGGTGTTCAGAGTGTCGCGATGACAAACGGCTATGATTTGATAGCATGCAGTTCAATGGGAGGCTCTCAATCTACAGCCGTCAAGTTTTTACGAGAAAAACGCGTTGATGGGGTCATTGTTCTTGCACACAACATTGAAGATGAAACCATTCAAGAATCAGCACGACAAGGATTTCCGATCGTTGTTCTGGACCGTGAATTGAAAGGCGATTTTGTCCTTCAGGTAGATGTGGATAATTGGCGTGGCGGCTATTTAGCAACTGAAAATTTGATCAAGAATGGGCACCGGAAAATTGCATACATTAGCGGGCCTTATAATTCTCATGATAATGAATTGAGATTTCAAGGATATAAGGGTGCTTTAGCAAAGTACGGGATACCCTTTCAGTCCAGGTGGAAAATCTCAGGTGATTATACACGGGATGGCGGATATCGAGCAACGAATATGTTAATTGCGCAAAACAAATTACCTGAAGCTGTTTTTTATGCAAATGATGAAATGGCGATCGGTGGTATCCAGGCTTTTACTGAAAAAGGTATGAAGCTTCCGGATGACATCTCCATCGTCGGATTTGATGATATTCAGCTGGCGGAGTTCGTTTCACCGTCGTTAACCACGATCAGACAACCAAAATACGAAGCAGGTGCGTTAGCGGTCCACTTGATTTTTCAATTATTGTCAGGTGAAAAGGTCGAGCCGTACTATAAGCTGACTACACAACTGATCGAACGGAAATCTGTGAAAATGAAATCATTGATATAA
- a CDS encoding alpha-glucosidase, which yields MEKKWWHSSTVYQVYPRSFHDSNGDGIGDLPGIIGKLDYLAGLGVDFIWLSPVYRSPNDDNGYDISDYCSIMDEFGTMEDMELLIEGANKHGLKIVMDLVINHTSDEHPWFIESRKSTDNPYRDFYIWRDGVDGGPPSEIQSVFSGPAWEFDEQTDQYYFHLFSKKQPDLNLHNEQVREHLYEMMTFWLEKGVSGFRMDVIDLIGKEVDQEILTDGPELHPYLQEMNEKVLSKYDVMTVGETPSATTETAQFYTGPGRNELDMVFTFEHMSLDEVKGKGKWALKPLDLVDLKNVLSKWQTELYQNGWNSLYWNNHDQPRIVSRWGNDGQYRVESAKMLATLLHMMQGTPYIYQGEEIGMTNISFDSIDDYKDIETINFYNEKVKEGLSPAKALESIHAKGRDNARTPMQWNDSANAGFTDGEPWIDVNSNYRSINADAAMQDGNSIFYHYQKLIRLRKEHEIIVYGDYELLYAEHDQIFTYTRRLGNETLLVVANFSEGTPEFTLPKEVSYNRSERVISNYEDSLSVPDSLQMRPYEAVAYLLKD from the coding sequence ATGGAGAAAAAATGGTGGCATTCGTCAACGGTATATCAGGTCTATCCGAGAAGCTTTCATGACAGTAACGGAGACGGTATCGGTGATCTGCCAGGGATTATCGGGAAGTTGGATTATCTTGCTGGGCTAGGTGTCGATTTCATCTGGTTGAGCCCCGTCTACCGATCGCCTAACGATGATAATGGCTATGATATCAGCGATTATTGTTCGATTATGGACGAATTCGGTACGATGGAGGACATGGAACTACTCATCGAGGGAGCGAACAAGCATGGTTTGAAGATCGTAATGGATCTGGTCATCAACCATACGTCTGATGAACATCCATGGTTCATCGAGTCCAGAAAATCAACGGATAATCCGTACAGGGATTTTTATATATGGAGAGACGGGGTTGACGGTGGACCGCCAAGTGAGATCCAGTCTGTTTTCAGTGGCCCTGCTTGGGAATTTGATGAGCAAACTGATCAGTACTATTTTCATTTGTTCAGTAAAAAACAGCCAGATCTTAATTTGCATAACGAACAGGTGCGCGAGCATTTGTACGAGATGATGACGTTCTGGTTGGAAAAGGGTGTCAGCGGATTCCGAATGGATGTCATTGATTTGATCGGTAAGGAAGTCGATCAAGAAATCTTAACAGATGGACCTGAACTGCATCCGTATTTACAAGAGATGAACGAAAAGGTACTGTCCAAATATGATGTGATGACGGTCGGCGAAACCCCTTCAGCCACAACGGAAACTGCTCAATTTTACACAGGGCCGGGCAGAAATGAACTCGATATGGTGTTCACGTTCGAGCACATGTCCCTTGATGAAGTGAAGGGTAAGGGAAAGTGGGCATTAAAGCCACTGGATCTGGTGGATTTGAAAAATGTATTGAGCAAATGGCAGACAGAGCTTTATCAGAATGGCTGGAACAGTTTATATTGGAACAACCACGACCAGCCGAGAATCGTTTCTAGATGGGGAAATGATGGGCAGTATCGCGTCGAATCGGCTAAAATGCTTGCAACATTGCTTCATATGATGCAAGGGACCCCTTATATTTATCAAGGGGAAGAGATCGGCATGACGAACATTTCTTTTGATAGCATTGACGATTATAAAGACATTGAAACAATCAACTTTTACAATGAAAAAGTAAAAGAAGGGTTATCGCCAGCTAAAGCGCTTGAATCGATTCATGCAAAAGGAAGGGATAATGCCCGGACACCGATGCAGTGGAACGACTCGGCTAACGCTGGTTTTACAGATGGTGAGCCATGGATTGACGTGAATTCGAATTATCGTTCCATTAACGCAGACGCGGCGATGCAGGATGGCAACTCGATCTTTTATCATTATCAAAAATTGATCCGGCTGCGAAAAGAGCATGAAATCATTGTGTACGGTGATTATGAACTGCTCTATGCGGAGCATGATCAAATTTTTACGTATACGAGACGGTTAGGGAATGAAACGTTGCTTGTGGTTGCGAACTTTTCAGAGGGTACTCCAGAGTTCACCTTACCGAAGGAAGTTTCGTATAACCGCTCTGAACGAGTGATCAGCAATTACGAAGATTCATTAAGCGTGCCTGATTCACTTCAGATGCGCCCTTATGAAGCAGTCGCTTATTTGCTAAAAGATTAA
- a CDS encoding carbohydrate ABC transporter permease → METNTVNKKIEKSIVIAFLILGGIAVSIPFIWMITSSFKPASEALQMPPTLFPENPTFQNYLDLFEKMNFGVYLRNTIIIVLLSFIGLLLNAMAGYGFAKFHFKGKEPVFYLVLATMMIPAQVTMIPVYLILNEMGLTNTMAGIVLPTLAVAFSIFLFRQFMTTIPTDLIEAARLDGAGEFYIFFRLIIPIAKPIFAVQGILTFIGAWNSFLWPLIIANDESLYTLSVGLSLLQGQYASNFGMQMAGAAFMVVPIIIMFSFFQKYIVEGFTMSGIK, encoded by the coding sequence ATGGAAACAAATACAGTCAATAAAAAAATTGAAAAAAGCATTGTAATTGCCTTCCTCATACTAGGTGGGATTGCCGTTTCGATACCATTCATCTGGATGATTACGAGTTCTTTCAAGCCGGCAAGTGAGGCGCTTCAGATGCCGCCGACGTTATTCCCGGAAAATCCGACGTTTCAAAATTACCTTGATTTATTTGAAAAAATGAATTTCGGTGTGTATTTAAGAAACACGATCATTATCGTTTTACTTTCATTTATCGGGTTGTTATTAAATGCGATGGCAGGCTATGGCTTTGCTAAATTTCATTTCAAAGGAAAAGAACCGGTTTTTTATCTCGTATTGGCGACAATGATGATTCCTGCACAGGTTACGATGATTCCGGTTTATTTGATTTTGAATGAAATGGGATTGACGAACACGATGGCAGGGATTGTATTGCCCACACTTGCAGTAGCGTTCAGTATCTTTTTATTCCGTCAGTTCATGACGACGATTCCGACCGATTTAATCGAAGCTGCGAGATTGGATGGAGCGGGGGAATTTTACATCTTTTTCAGGTTGATTATTCCGATTGCAAAACCGATTTTTGCCGTCCAAGGAATATTGACGTTCATCGGTGCATGGAACAGCTTCTTGTGGCCGTTGATCATTGCAAATGATGAAAGTCTATACACGTTATCAGTAGGGTTATCCTTGCTGCAAGGACAATACGCGAGCAACTTCGGTATGCAGATGGCTGGTGCAGCGTTCATGGTAGTACCAATCATCATCATGTTTTCGTTCTTTCAGAAGTATATTGTGGAAGGGTTTACGATGTCAGGTATCAAATAA
- a CDS encoding carbohydrate ABC transporter permease → MGNAFKSLFQNRHPFLFIGPAVLILLVFSIIPIIVAFVISFTDLDLKGLANWSNIQFIGFENYVELFSDRVFHKSIFNTLFYAIIGVPLVIFFSLSIALLLNYGSNLIFRFFRGVYYMPSITNIVAVAVIWGYLYNTNYGLFNYLLSLINVDQVPWLTEPTIAKLSLILLAVWKGIGINMIIFLAALQGIPKSYYEAAKMDGANRWQMLFNITIPLLRYATFFVTITTLIGWLQFFEEPFVMTEGGPLNGTISMALFIYQEGFQFSEFGYAAAGSFILFMIIIIVTLIQFKFRKSDTEF, encoded by the coding sequence ATGGGCAATGCATTCAAAAGTTTATTTCAAAATAGACATCCCTTTTTGTTTATCGGACCTGCAGTTCTGATCTTATTGGTTTTCAGCATCATACCGATTATTGTCGCGTTCGTAATAAGCTTTACGGATCTTGATTTAAAAGGGCTGGCAAACTGGTCGAATATTCAATTCATCGGATTTGAAAATTATGTTGAGTTATTTTCCGATAGAGTCTTCCATAAATCGATCTTCAACACATTGTTTTATGCGATTATTGGAGTTCCGTTGGTCATTTTCTTTTCATTAAGTATTGCACTGCTATTGAATTATGGATCGAATTTGATTTTCAGGTTCTTCCGTGGCGTCTATTATATGCCATCAATCACAAACATCGTTGCAGTCGCTGTCATTTGGGGATATCTGTACAACACGAATTATGGTCTTTTCAATTATCTATTATCTCTAATAAATGTGGACCAGGTACCCTGGTTGACTGAACCGACGATTGCCAAGCTTTCTTTGATCCTGTTGGCAGTTTGGAAGGGGATCGGGATCAACATGATCATCTTCCTTGCAGCATTACAAGGTATTCCGAAATCTTATTATGAAGCAGCGAAAATGGATGGTGCCAACCGCTGGCAAATGCTGTTCAACATCACGATTCCGTTGCTGCGCTATGCAACCTTTTTCGTAACGATTACGACCTTGATTGGTTGGCTGCAATTTTTCGAGGAACCGTTCGTAATGACGGAAGGTGGACCATTAAATGGAACGATATCGATGGCATTGTTCATTTACCAGGAAGGTTTCCAATTCAGCGAATTCGGATATGCGGCAGCAGGCTCATTCATTTTATTTATGATCATCATCATCGTGACTTTAATCCAATTCAAGTTCAGAAAGTCTGATACAGAATTTTAA
- a CDS encoding sugar ABC transporter substrate-binding protein, with product MNKKALSLLLVCILPISALLAGCAGNGDEEGKTIKVWAMGEEGKKLDELAKKFEEENPDINVDVQAIPWGQAHDKLLTAVASGGGPDVVQLGTTWVSEFASAGALLDLSEHMEDYPEFKPENYFDGAAQTMKYDGKVVGIPWYVETRVLYYRSDLLEEVGYSEPPATWEEMKDAATKLSERGDKYYGLDIDIKDQITPFIFAWQNGFEFKTDEKNLNLDSQAFTEAMEYYTSFFKEGLSTAQPGMDIVQAFKDGVKPMFISGPWMVNIIKDQAPDLDGKWSVAVMPKKDIVASAMGGSNFSIFESSENVEESLKFISFMNEVETQVEWYEISNTLPSRVKAWEDPVLQEDPMIATFGKQLETAKASPQIENWEVVAQELLAALERVTVGGADLEKELDAYREKVKEAMSE from the coding sequence ATGAATAAGAAAGCGTTATCTCTATTGTTAGTTTGTATTCTGCCAATCTCCGCTTTATTAGCTGGATGTGCAGGTAATGGAGATGAGGAAGGTAAAACGATCAAAGTTTGGGCGATGGGTGAGGAAGGAAAGAAATTGGATGAACTCGCTAAGAAATTCGAGGAAGAGAATCCTGACATCAACGTCGATGTCCAGGCGATTCCTTGGGGCCAAGCGCATGACAAGCTGCTTACTGCAGTAGCATCAGGTGGAGGTCCAGACGTTGTACAGCTAGGAACAACATGGGTTTCTGAGTTTGCAAGTGCAGGAGCATTGTTGGATTTATCTGAGCATATGGAAGATTATCCTGAATTCAAGCCAGAAAACTATTTTGATGGTGCGGCACAAACTATGAAATACGATGGTAAAGTCGTCGGTATTCCATGGTATGTGGAAACGCGTGTACTCTATTATCGTTCCGACCTATTAGAGGAAGTTGGCTACAGTGAGCCACCAGCAACTTGGGAAGAGATGAAGGATGCTGCAACAAAGCTTTCAGAACGTGGAGATAAGTATTACGGATTAGATATTGATATTAAAGATCAAATTACTCCATTCATCTTTGCATGGCAAAATGGATTTGAGTTCAAAACAGACGAAAAGAACTTGAATCTGGACAGCCAGGCATTTACTGAGGCAATGGAATACTATACAAGCTTTTTTAAAGAAGGACTTAGTACAGCGCAACCAGGAATGGATATTGTCCAAGCATTTAAGGACGGGGTAAAACCGATGTTCATCAGTGGCCCTTGGATGGTCAACATCATTAAAGATCAAGCACCAGACCTTGATGGGAAATGGTCCGTTGCGGTAATGCCTAAAAAAGATATCGTAGCTTCTGCTATGGGTGGATCGAACTTCTCTATTTTTGAAAGCTCTGAAAATGTTGAAGAATCACTAAAGTTCATTTCATTCATGAACGAAGTAGAGACGCAAGTTGAATGGTATGAGATTTCAAATACATTGCCTTCACGAGTGAAAGCTTGGGAAGATCCAGTGTTACAGGAAGATCCTATGATTGCAACGTTTGGTAAACAATTGGAAACTGCTAAGGCTTCTCCACAAATTGAGAATTGGGAAGTAGTTGCACAGGAATTGCTTGCAGCACTAGAACGAGTTACTGTCGGTGGAGCAGATCTTGAAAAGGAATTAGATGCATATAGAGAAAAAGTTAAGGAAGCAATGAGCGAATAA
- a CDS encoding glycoside hydrolase family 3 N-terminal domain-containing protein — MNENHLTSLIDQMTLDEKIAQLMQLATPFYKGASNEGQITGPMASMGISEEVIRSSGSVLGASGAKEIINIQKTHLSENRLGIPLLFMSDIIHGYKTIFPVPLAIGCSWDLESAEKSAEIAAKEAAVSGVHVTFAPMVDLVRDPRWGRVMESTGEDPFLNSQFAEAFVHGFQGEKLETDHDRVAACVKHFAAYGAPEGGRDYNTVDMSERQLREYYLPAYKAALDVGCEMVMTAFNTVDGIPASGNKKLMRDLLRDEWNFDGVLISDWGAVKELIPHGVAEDTQEAAKKAITAGVDIEMMTPCYVHHLVDLVKEGQVNEALIDEAVLRILQLKQKLGLFENPYRGANEEREREIVLSDSHRQTARDLASKSCVLLRNESVLPLNADQKVALIGPFADNGDILGAWSWLGSKDDAIKLSDAFSTRIDSGQLSIAKGCDIETGSNEQIDEALRTAENADVIVLALGEHSDMSGEAGCLADIRLPEAQLNLITALKKLGKPMISVLFNGRPLDLHGVIEHTDAVLEAWYPGTEGGAAIVDLLYGDTNPSGRLTMSFPYSVGQVPVYYNNYNTGRPKDAPDAQERYVSQYLDIPNEPLFPFGFGLSYTTFSYSDITLSADTIKPGQPLSISVSVTNTGNVAGEEVVQLYIRDVAGEVVRPLKELKGFKKIMVAPGETKQVTFELTEEQLRYHHSDLSFESDPGAFVAYVGSNSKDGTARQFELIK, encoded by the coding sequence ATGAATGAGAACCACTTAACTTCACTGATTGACCAAATGACATTAGATGAAAAAATTGCTCAGCTAATGCAGTTAGCTACCCCTTTTTATAAAGGCGCATCGAATGAGGGTCAGATTACTGGACCTATGGCAAGCATGGGGATATCTGAAGAAGTGATTCGTAGTAGCGGATCGGTTCTTGGGGCATCCGGTGCAAAGGAAATCATAAACATCCAGAAAACGCACTTATCCGAAAATAGGCTAGGAATTCCGTTGTTATTCATGTCTGATATTATTCATGGCTATAAAACGATTTTTCCAGTGCCTTTAGCAATCGGATGCTCCTGGGATTTAGAATCGGCTGAAAAAAGTGCGGAAATTGCCGCTAAAGAGGCAGCAGTTTCAGGGGTCCACGTAACCTTTGCCCCGATGGTCGATCTTGTCCGAGATCCACGTTGGGGTCGAGTGATGGAATCAACTGGCGAAGATCCATTCTTGAATAGCCAATTTGCTGAAGCATTCGTCCATGGCTTTCAAGGTGAAAAATTAGAAACAGATCACGATCGAGTTGCAGCCTGTGTAAAACATTTCGCGGCATATGGGGCTCCTGAAGGCGGTCGTGACTACAATACCGTTGATATGTCTGAAAGGCAGTTACGCGAGTATTATTTGCCGGCCTATAAAGCCGCACTCGATGTTGGCTGTGAAATGGTCATGACGGCATTCAACACCGTCGATGGGATTCCAGCCTCGGGTAATAAAAAGCTGATGCGTGACCTTCTTCGCGACGAATGGAACTTTGATGGCGTCCTCATTTCCGACTGGGGAGCCGTTAAGGAATTGATCCCGCATGGTGTTGCGGAAGATACGCAGGAAGCTGCCAAAAAGGCGATTACAGCTGGCGTTGACATCGAAATGATGACACCTTGCTACGTTCATCATTTAGTCGACTTGGTAAAAGAAGGACAAGTTAATGAGGCATTGATTGATGAAGCAGTACTCCGAATCCTTCAACTAAAACAGAAATTAGGATTATTTGAAAATCCGTATCGTGGCGCAAACGAGGAACGGGAAAGAGAGATTGTATTATCGGATTCCCATCGCCAAACAGCACGAGACCTCGCCTCGAAATCATGTGTTCTGTTGAGAAACGAATCCGTACTTCCACTAAATGCAGATCAGAAAGTCGCGTTAATCGGACCATTTGCAGATAACGGCGACATCCTTGGAGCTTGGTCATGGTTAGGTTCTAAAGATGATGCAATTAAATTAAGTGATGCGTTCAGCACCCGAATCGATTCTGGACAATTATCGATTGCTAAAGGGTGCGACATCGAGACTGGATCAAATGAGCAAATTGACGAGGCGCTTCGCACTGCTGAAAATGCAGATGTCATCGTGTTAGCTTTAGGCGAGCATTCCGACATGAGCGGTGAGGCTGGGTGCCTGGCAGATATCCGCTTGCCAGAAGCACAGCTGAACTTGATCACTGCCTTAAAAAAGCTGGGTAAACCAATGATATCCGTCCTATTCAATGGTAGACCGCTGGATTTACATGGTGTAATCGAACATACGGACGCTGTGTTAGAAGCGTGGTATCCAGGAACAGAAGGTGGCGCTGCGATAGTTGACCTTTTATATGGTGATACTAATCCATCCGGTCGTCTAACGATGTCCTTCCCTTATTCGGTCGGTCAGGTTCCCGTTTATTACAACAATTATAATACCGGACGGCCAAAGGATGCACCGGATGCCCAGGAACGATATGTATCACAATATTTAGACATACCGAATGAACCACTATTCCCGTTTGGCTTCGGATTAAGCTATACCACTTTTTCATATAGTGACATCACACTTTCTGCCGATACGATCAAACCGGGACAACCACTAAGCATTTCAGTCAGCGTAACAAACACAGGAAACGTTGCGGGAGAAGAAGTTGTTCAACTGTATATTCGTGACGTTGCAGGTGAAGTGGTTCGTCCATTAAAGGAGCTCAAAGGGTTTAAAAAGATCATGGTAGCGCCCGGAGAAACGAAGCAAGTTACGTTTGAACTGACGGAGGAACAGCTGCGTTATCACCATTCGGATCTTTCATTCGAGAGCGATCCGGGAGCATTTGTTGCCTATGTCGGTTCAAATAGCAAAGACGGAACGGCACGACAATTTGAACTAATAAAATAA